One region of Eupeodes corollae chromosome 1, idEupCoro1.1, whole genome shotgun sequence genomic DNA includes:
- the LOC129939872 gene encoding uncharacterized protein LOC129939872, whose protein sequence is MSLFLQQDTKEIITDIKVEQCDFLPRLISLVQQNPILYEKSNKYYYNRHKKEKVWRDIAALTNTTALECKNKWTALREKFIREQKKLQRLSSTGTAPEHEWELYREMSFLKHVTTPRKKMQTLEIVEIIECPRPSTSSSPIAGQTFPTIEECLTPSPLRKKSFDGLCDQFGLIINKLDNRLEAEPQNISNSDADELFIRTAVSMIEKLPSSVKDDIKSDIFNKIIEARKRFRDIS, encoded by the exons ATGTCACTATTTTTACAACAAgatacaaaagaaataataaccGACATAAAAGTTGAACAATGTGATTTCTTACCTCGTCTCATAAGCTTGGTGCAACAAAAtccaattttgtatgaaaaatcaaataaatattactaCAACCGtcataaaaaggaaaaagtatGGAGAGATATAGCCGCCCTAACAAACACGACAG cTCTTGAATGTAAAAACAAATGGACAGCTTTAAGGGAAAAGTTTATCAGAGAACAGAAAAAATTACAACGACTGTCGAGCACTGGAACTGCTCCAGAACATGAATGGGAATTGTATAGGGAAATGTCCTTTTTAAAACATGTCACCACACCAAGAAA AAAAATGCAGACTTTGGAAATTGTTGAAATAATTGAATGTCCCCgtccatcaacatcatcatcacccATTGCAGGGCAAACGTTTCCCACAATAGAAGAATGCTTAACTCCGTCACCTTTAAGAAAGAAATCGTTCGATGGACTTTGTGACCAATTCGGTCTCATAATAAACAAGTTGGATAACCGACTCGAAGCTGAACCACAAAACATAAGCAACAGTGACGCTGATGAGTTGTTTATAAGGACTGCTGTGTCTATGATTGAAAAACTGCCATCATCAGTTAAAGATGATATCAAGTctgatatatttaataaaatcattgaGGCCAGGAAAAGATTTAGAGACATTTCCTGA